The following coding sequences lie in one Metopolophium dirhodum isolate CAU chromosome 5, ASM1992520v1, whole genome shotgun sequence genomic window:
- the LOC132945596 gene encoding uncharacterized protein LOC132945596: MQSGTNEQPAVRTIYSQVIGSPGIFDQETNVKIYFARLKNFFTANGITQENKKRAILLTSISEEVHKTLFSLCLPEDPDNKIFESLSDILLKHYEPKKSYFAARHQLYLARKNHDESVPQWGARVRELASLCGFGPELEIVVRDIFVVGMGSGKIQDWLLEEDASAASTTWAKMMEVTTTREANINASKEWSKETPGAFHFTKQEGSPTQTTPKRTSGRGQTNRKEKCQVCGRSNHDTGLCRFKNYSCNTCGVAGHLAPMCKDKGNKHKSQNKFVTENERSGDHESSVELIDSFFTINDISRDKLKVAP; this comes from the coding sequence ATGCAATCGGGCACTAACGAGCAGCCGGCCGTAAGAACGATCTACTCGCAAGTAATCGGCAGTCCTGGAATTTTCGACCAGGAAACgaacgtaaaaatatatttcgcacggcttaaaaatttttttactgcCAACGGAATCACGCAAGAAAACAAGAAGAGGGCAATTTTACTGACCTCGATTTCGGAGGAAGTGCATAAAACTCTGTTCAGTTTGTGTTTACCAGAGGACCCCGACAATAAGATTTTCGAGTCGTTATCGGACATACTGCTAAAACACTATGAGCCGAAAAAGTCGTATTTCGCCGCCCGTCACCAGCTCTACTTGGCTCGTAAGAATCACGACGAAAGTGTGCCCCAGTGGGGTGCACGCGTACGTGAACTTGCTTCTTTATGTGGTTTTGGGCCAGAGCTGGAGATAGTAGTGAGGGACATATTTGTCGTCGGAATGGGTTCCGGAAAGATCCAGGACTGGTTACTGGAAGAGGACGCGTCAGCAGCATCAACCACTTGGGCAAAAATGATGGAAGTGACAACCACTAGAGAGGCCAACATCAACGCAAGCAAGGAGTGGTCAAAGGAAACGCCCGGGGCGTTCCATTTCACCAAGCAGGAAGGGTCTCCAACACAGACGACACCAAAGCGGACAAGTGGACGAGGCCAAACCAACAGGAAAGAGAAGTGCCAGGTATGCGGCCGTTCCAACCACGACACCGGACTATGCAGGTTCAAAAATTATTCATGTAATACATGCGGGGTAGCGGGTCATTTGGCACCCATGTGCAAAGATAAAGGCAATAAGCACAAGTCACAAAATAAGTTTGTGACAGAAAATGAGCGGTCAGGCGATCACGAATCTAGCGTAGAATTAATTGAttctttttttacaattaacGATATTTCCCGAGATAAGCTTAAAGTAGCTCCTTAG